A segment of the Flavobacterium azooxidireducens genome:
TCCATCTGTAAATTTGATTCTTTCTTCCAAACTTTCATCAACAGCAATCAAATAATTGGCTAAAAATTTAATTAGATGTTGATCGTTGGATGAAGTCTTTACCAAAACATTGTGTCCTGAAATCAACACTGACAAAAAATCATGAAAACCCACTAGCGGAATATTTCCGGCTAAAATTAATCCGATTGTTTTGGGTTGAACTTTTGAAAAATCATAGTTAGAAAGCCATTTTGATAAATTTTCATCCGTCAAAGCTTCTGCCCAAGAATTCGCAGCAAAATAAACCTGTTCTTGTGTAAACCAACCGTTATGTGATTGTGACAAAGCCAACAATGTTTCAAATGAATCAAAAAAGCGGTCATTGTGTTGAACCTCATGATTTCGCTGGGAATTATCCAATGAAAACTGAGCCAAAAACTTTCCTAATTCAACAAAACTCGAAATTTTATTTTTTTGTAACATTTGATACTTGTTTATAACGTCTTTTGATTGTAATTTTGCACAAAAATAAGAAATTGAAAGTTGACAAAACTCAATTGTTGAAAGTTAATAGTATTTCTTATCTTTAAATTTTAATCAAAGAAAAAATGGCTATCATTATAACAGACGAATGTATTAATTGCGGAGCTTGTGAACCCGAATGTCCAAATACAGCAATTTATGAAGGAGCAGACGATTGGCGTTATAAAGACGGAACCAAATTGAGCGGAAAAGTAATTTTGCCCGATGGAACCGAAATTGATGCCGAAGCCGCTCAAACCCCAATTTCTGACGATATTTACTACATCGTTCCTGGAAAATGTACCGAATGTAAAGGTTTTCACGAAGAGCCTCAATGTGCTGCCGTTTGTCCGGTAGATTGTTGTGTTCCGGATGATAATCATGTGGAAAGTGAAGAAACACTTTTGAACAGGCAAGCATTTTTACATAACGAATAAAACACATTTTAACCTCAAGAATTCTTGAGGTTTTTTTTACTATGCTCAGAATATTTTTACTTACGATGTCTGGAGTATTGATTTTGTTTTTTTCATACAAATCAATCATTTATCTTTCACACAAAAAGGTGGATGGAAATATAATTGCAATTGATTATGTAAATCAAAAATATTATAATAAAGGTAGAAATGGCTCAAATTACGTAGCTGGTTATAAAAGAGTGATTGTACCAACGATAGAATATAATCTAAACAATCAAAAAGTTATTATTACCAATCCGGCTTGGTCTGTAACAAATGGATTTGAAGTTAATGAGAAAGTAAAAATTCTTTTAAACGAATCAAATTCACCACTTCATTTAGCTACGGTAACTCATTTTTGGTTTACTTCTAACGAAATTATTTTTGTTTTTTCAATTATTTTTACGTTGCCTGTTATTTACTCCATTTTCTTTGGATCTAAAAGAACAAAACGAAAACCACATCCATTATTCAAAAACGAACGAATTTAAGCTATGAAAGTAAAATTGATGACCTTAATGATGTTTTTGTGTTTGAGTCAAATAATGGCTCAAACAATTAATGGAAAAATTGTTGATGAAAATAATTCTCCTCTTTACGGTGTTTCTGTTTATTTTGACGGAACTACGATAGGAACCACCACTGATAATAATGGTTTTTTTGAATTGAATGTACAATCCTTACCAAACGCAACGTTAGTAATTAGTTATATTGGATATGAGTCGGTTTATTTAAACACCATTCAATCACCAATCGAGCTGAAACTTGAGCCAAGTTCATTTGCTTTGAAGGAAGTAGTTTTGGAACCTATTCCATTTTCTCGAAAAGAAATGTTGAAAGTTTTTAGAGAACAATTTTTAGGAAAAACCAAAGGCGGTAAAAATTGCGTAATTCTAAACGAAGATGCCATTCAGTTTTCATACACTTCTAAAGAATTCAAATTAACTGCGTTTGCCGATGAAAAAATAAAAGTTAGAAATAATTATTTAGGCTATATCATTGAAGTTGATTTAGTTGATTTTTATGTTGCATACAATAAAAGAACATTGTCAAATGACTATCTGCGAGGTAGTTATTTTGCAGTGACATCTTTTTTTAAAGAAATTGAAGAAGTCAACAAATCGTATGAAAAGAACAGAAATACCTCTTATTTAGGTTCTTCCAAGCATTTTTTTAAAAATTTAATCGAAAAAAAATGGGGAAAGAAAGAATTTCTTTTATTTGACGGAAGTTTTCCAACCGATGCCAATTTACATTTTGAAATCTCGGATGATAAAAACATGAAACTGGTTAAAGTAAATGGAAGGCAAATCACAACAAATTCGTTAACAACTCAAAAATTCTACAGAAGTTTCAATATGTTGTATAACAACAAAGAACAATCCAAAATTATTTTTAAAACAGCCGAATTTTATGTTGATGCATTCGGCAATCATACACATATTGATCAAATTGATTTTTCGGGTGAAATTTCAAAGAAACGTTTTGGTGATATGTTACCATTGAATTTTGAACCTTAATTTCAATAAATAAAAAAATCCTGAGCCGAAACTCAGGATTCTAAAAGAAACTTAGGGTTAAATTATTTTTTCAAAACTGTGTAAGTCTCAAAAGTAACCGTATCTGTTTTTGGATCATACGATTCTAATACTAAGTTTCCATTGGTATCAAAATAGGCAATTGCCGTTTTATTTTTTCCTGCAAAAATGAAACTGTTAGTAGTAGTTTTTCTGATTTTTCCTATATTCTTATTGTTTTCAGAAAGTAATGAATAACCTTGAGCATCAAGTTCTACTTTATATTTTTGTCCGTTTAACGTGTAATAATTTGTACGATCAACATCTACAATTCTCACACTTCCATCAGGATTTATAATTTCAGTTGATTGTTCAACAATTGTTGGAGAAGGTTTTACATCTCTATTAACCGTTGCATCTTTCTTACCATCTAATTCAATCATTTGAACCTCTCTGGTATTTTCATTCTTAACCGTTTTTGTTTCTTTCTCGCCGTCGTTAACGGTGATTATTGTTTTCTTAGTTTCGTCAACTACATTTTTATTCTGAGCTTGGCTCAATGAAAATGTGAAAACAAATGCTATTATTGCTACTAATTTCATGGTTAAACTATTTAATTGATTAATACTGTAAAGGTACAATCTCAATTATGACAAGCCATTACACAATTTTCGTTAAGGTTTACACAATTCACACTCGTCCGATCGATAAGTTTTAATCTTTCAATATTATAAACTATATTTGCACCCGTTTTTAGACAGTATTCTGTTGTCAGTTGTCAGTTTTCAGTCGTCTGATAACAGAAAAACAGATAACAGACAACCTAAAACAGACAACCAATAACCCATTACCTAAAAGATGAAAGCAGGAATTGTAGGATTACCCAATGTTGGAAAATCAACCCTTTTTAATTGTTTATCAAATGCAAAAGCACAAAGTGCCAACTTTCCGTTTTGCACCATCGAACCTAATATTGGAGTGGTAAACGTTCCCGATCCGAGAATTGCTCGTTTAGAAGAATTGGTAAAACCGGAACGTGTTCAAATGGCAACCGTTGATATTGTTGACATAGCCGGATTAGTAAAAGGAGCCAGTAAAGGCGAAGGTTTAGGAAACCAATTTTTAGGAAACATCAGAGAATGTAACGCCATTATTCACGTATTGCGTTGTTTTGATAACGATAATATTGTTCACGTTGACGGAAACGTAAACCCAATCCGTGACAAAGAAACAATCGATATTGAGCTGCAACTAAAGGATTTAGAAACGGTTGAAAAACGTTTAGAAAAAACCAATCGTGCCGCCAAAACCGGAAACAAAGAAGCTCAAGTAGAAAAAGCGTTGTTAGACCGAATTCGAGAAGCCTTATTACAAGCAAAATCGGCTCGAACAATCATTCCGCAAAACCAAGACGAAGTAGAATTAATGGAAGAATTTCAATTAATCACTTCAAAACCGGTTTTATATGTTTGTAATGTTGACGAAGCTTCAGCCGTAAACGGAAATAAATATGTTGACCAAGTTCGCGAATTAGTAAAAGACGAACAAGCCGAAGTAATCATTCTTTCAGTAGGAGCAGAGGCCGATATTACCGAACTAGAAAGCTACGAAGAACGTCAGGTTTTCCTGGAAGATATGGGATTAACCGAGCCGGGTTCTGCCGTTTTAATTCGTGCAGCCTACAAATTATTAAAACTACAAACCTATTTCACTGCCGGAGTGAAAGAAGTACGTGCGTGGACCATCAACATTGGTGATACCGCTCCAAAAGCAGCCGGCGTAATCCACACCGATTTCGAAAAAGGATTCATCCGTGCCGAAGTAATTGCCTTTGAAGATTACTCCACTTTCGGCTCAGAAGCCAAAGTAAAAGAAGCTGGAAAACTTCGTGTAGAAGGAAAAGAATACATTGTGAAAGATGGCGATGTGATGCATTTCCGTTTTAATGTGTAAGAGAAAAGAAAATAGAGAAAAGAAAATAGACAAAACTGCTGATAACTCGGCAGTTTTTTTATTTCCTGAAAACTGAGACGGATACCGAAAACTCCATACTCCTAACTCCATACTCCCAACTACTAAGCTGCCATTTCCCGCTTTACACTCCAAGATTTTTTGTCTTGTTGGCATTTTCTAAGCCAAAAAAGGAGCTTCACAAGGTCGCTCTTTTTCGGCAAGAAAATGTCCAACAAGCCTGCAAAATGCTTTCCGTTTCATTCGGGGGCAGATTCTGTGCTATCAAAGTTTTTCATAAAAACATCAACCCGCAACAATCTCCGTAAGTTAATGTTTTTTCTCAGTGAAAAACTCTCGCAAAGTCGCAGAGTCGCAAAGGTTTTACTTGGCGTCTTTGCGTCTTTGCGAGAAAATTAAAAATAAAATTAAAGACATTGACTCGCAACTTTAACAAGAACCTAACTTTTTACGGTACGTTAATTGCTAATTTAAATATCAAATTCAACTCAACTATCCTATGATTATCAAAAACATAACCATCCTATTTCTATTTATTTTTAGCTCAATTACTGCACAAGAAATTCATCCAGTCGATCAAAAAGTACTCGACTATCCAAAGTCCTTTTCATCCATCGATAAATTAGTCGAAAAAATTCAATCCGATTTCAAAACCGACTACGATAAAGCCAGAGCCATTTATGTTTGGATTGCCAATTCGGTAACCTATGATATGAAACTGGCACAAAATCCAACCACCGATGTCATTAAATACGAATCAAAAGAGCAATTCGATAAAAAAGTAGAAGAATTAAAGCAAAAACGAATCAATCAAGCCTTTCGAAGCCGAAAAGGAGTCTGCCAACATTTCACTGAATTATACCACGAAATTGCCGAAAGAGTTGGGTTAAAAGTGCAATCTATTTCAGGTTTTGGTAGAGTTTCTCCCGTTCAAATCGGAGTTTCATCCAAACCGTTGAATCACACGTGGAATGCAGTATTTGCAGAAAATCGTTGGATTTTGCTAGATGCAACTTGGGGTTCAGGTTTTGCTGAGTCCGGTACATCCAAATTCAGTAAAAGATACAGCGATTTCTATTTTGATACTCCGGAACAAATTTTCTTCATGAAACATTTTCCCGAAGATGGAAAGTGGCTCGACAAAACATTAAACCGCGATTGGTTTGAAAATCTTCCGTTACATTATTTCCCATTTCCCGAAAAAGGAATTGAATTGTTGGACAATAAAGGCGTTCTTCAAGCTGTGGATGGACAAAAACTTTCCTTTAGATTAAAAAATCTAACCCAAATTGAAAGTATACTTTTTGAAGGAAAACCAAATCAGCGAATTCCATTCAATCATAAAATTTTAGAGGATAACGTAGTTGAATTTGAAATTATTTACAAAAAACAATTTGGAAGGTATATTACTATATATTTGGAAAATGTAACTTTTGCCACATTTAAAGTTTTACCAAATAAAAAGTAGTTGATGAAAATACTTAAATTCATTCTGAAATTTTGTCTAGCAATCATTGGTCTTTTGTTAGTTTATGGAATTTCGTCCTTTGTTTTATCCATTATTCCGGTGAATAAAAATCAATCGGAAAACACGAAAGAATATACCATTTACATCAAATCAAACGGTGTGCACACTGATTTGGTTTTACCAATCAAAACCGATTTAAAAGATTGGTCGAAGAAAATAAAGTTTGAAAACATAAAATCCAAAGATTCAACCCATCAATTTCTAGCTTTCGGTTGGGGAGACAAAGGTTTTTATCTCGACACACCGGAATGGTCAGATTTAAAATTTAGTACTGCATTTAACGCCGCTTTCAATCTCGGGACTTCAGCGATGCATACCACTTTTTACAAACAAATTCAAGAAACTGAAAATTGTGTAAAAATTGAAATTTCGAGAGAACAATATCAAAAATTAATTACTTTCATCGAAGCTAGTTTTCAATATGATACCAACGGAAATCCCATTTTTATTGACGCTACAACCTATGGCAAAAATGACAGTTTTTATGAAGCTCATCGAACCTACAACTTGTTTTATACTTGTAATACGTGGGCAAACCAAGCCCTAAAAAAAGCCAATATGAAAGCCGCTTTTTGGACTCCGGCTGACAAAGGAATTTTCTATCACTATCAATAAAAAACAGTTATCAGATAACAGACAACCGACAACAGTGACCCTGTCAATATGTTTCTTAATAACTTTAAATCATATTCCTTTTAAAATTTTGCTTTATCCGCTATATTAGCACAAAATCCATATTTCCGCTATGTCAGAGCAAAATCAATACACCGAAGACAATATTCGTTCCCTCGATTGGAAAGAACACATCCGCATGCGACCCGGTATGTATATCGGAAAACTGGGCGATGGTTCGTCACCCGATGATGGTATCTATATTCTACTGAAAGAAACGTTAGATAACTGTATCGATGAATATGTCATGGGTGCCGGAAAAACCATCGAAGTAACCATCAAAGATAAACTCGTAACCGTTCGTGATTACGGTCGTGGAATTCCGTTAGGAAAAGTTGTCGACGTAGTTTCCAAAATGAATACCGGAGGTAAATACGATTCCAAAGCCTTTAAAAAATCAGTTGGTTTGAATGGAGTTGGAACAAAAGCCGTAAATGCCTTGTCCAATTATTTCCGTGTAGAATCGGTTCGTGATAACCAACAAAAAGCCGCTGAATTCTCTGCCGGAAATTTAACGTTGGAAGAAGATATTCAAGAAACAACCAAACGTCGCGGAACCAAAGTAGCGTTTATTGCCGATGAAACGATTTTCAAAAACTACAAATACCGTAACGAGTACATCATCAAAATGCTCAAAAATTATTGTTACCTCAATACGGGATTAACAATTTATTACAACGGTGAAAAATATTATTCTGAAAACGGTTTAAAAGATTTATTGGAAGAAAATATTACAGAAGAAGATATGATTTATCCAATCATTCATCTTTCGGGAGAGGATATTGAAATTGCCATTACACACAGTAAATCGCAATACTCCGAAGAATATCATTCATTCGTAAACGGACAAAATACCACGCAAGGAGGAACGCATTTGAACGCATTTCGTGAATCGATTGTGAAAACCATTCGTGAGTTTTACAAAAAAGATTTTGATCCGTCAGATATCAGAAAATCAATTGTTTCGGCTATTGCAGTTAAAGTTGAAGAACCGGTTTTTGAGAGTCAGACTAAAACCAAATTAGGTTCTACAGATATTGGACCAAAAGGGCCAACGGTTCGTACTTTCATTAACGATTTCATTTCGAAAAAACTCGATAACTTTTTACATAAAAACCCGGAAGTTGCCGATTTACTGTTGCGAAAAATCCTTCAAGCTGAACGAGAACGCAAAGAACTTTCCGGTATTCGAAAATTAGCCAAAGACAGAGCGAAGAAAGCGAGTTTACACAATAAAAAATTACGTGATTGTCGTGTACATTTAACCGATGCTAAAAATCCTAGAAGTTTAGAAAGTACGCTTTTTATCACGGAGGGAGATTCGGCTTCGGGTTCGATTACCAAATCTCGTGATGTGAATACACAAGCCGTGTTTAGTTTGCGAGGAAAGCCGTTGAATTCCTATGGAATGACAAAAAAAATCGTTTATGAAAACGAAGAATTTAACTTGTTGCAAGCCGCTTTAAATATCGAAGAATCGATGGAAGATTTGCGTTATAACAACATCGTAATTGCCACCGATGCCGATGTGGATGGTATGCATATTCGTTTGTTGTTGATTACGTTTTTCCTGCAATTTTTCCCTGAATTAATCAAAGACGGACATTTGTATATTTTGCAAACGCCGTTGTTCCGTGTTCGAAATAAAAAAGAAACGATTTATTGTTATTCGGAACAAGAACGAGTAGATGCTATTGAAAAATTAAAACCAAAACCGGAAATCACCCGATTCAAAGGATTAGGAGAAATTTCGCCCGATGAATTCAAGAATTTTATTGGTGAAAGCATTCGATTAGATCCGGTTATGTTGGATAAAGCCACTTCCATCGAAACCTTGTTGGAGTTTTATATGGGTAAAAATACCCCGGACCGACAGGAGTTTATCATCAATAATTTGAAAGTGGAGTTGGATACGATTGAGAAGAATTAAAAGTTTAGGAGTTTAAAGGTTTAAAAGTTTAAGGTGGTTTAAAAATTGTTGCTATTGTCAGGAGAAATTCAAAATAAAGTGCTGTTTCAACAAGTTGTTGCATTAGTAAAAAATGCTCAGCAACAGGTTATTCGTACCATCAACTCAACAATGGTTTATACCTATTTTGAAATAGGCAGAATGATTGTGGAAGAAGAACAAAATGGAAAAGAAAGAGCAGCGTATGGCAAACAAGTTTTAAAAGAACTTTCAAAGGAATTGACGAAGGAGTTTGGACGAGGTTTTTCTGTAGATAATTTGCAGAATATGAGAAAGTTGTATTTTGTTTATTCAAATTACGAGACAGTGTCTAGTATTTCTAAAGTAGAAAATCAAAAATCCGAGACAGTGTCTAGTATTTCTTTGATAAGTGAAAAACCTGTCCTAACATTAAATTTCATTCTCACGTGGTCTCATTATATTTTTCTATTAAATATTGATGATAACAATGAGAGAAAGTTTTATGAAATAGAATCGATTAAAAACAATTGGAGCGTTCGTGAACTCAAACGACAATACGATTCAGCATTATACACAAGATTAGCTTTGAGTAGAGATAAAGAAGGTGTTTTGAAATTGTCTCAAGAAGGTCAAATTATTGAAAAGCCAAAAGACATCATCAAAGATCCATACATTCTAGAATTTCTTGGTTTACCCGAATTGCATCAGTATTCTGAATCAGAATTAGAACAAGAAATCATTAATAAATTAGAACATTTTTTGTTGGAATTAGGACAAGGATTTGCATTCGTGTCTCGTCAACAAAGAATTTCGTTTGATGATAAGCATTTCAGAATAGATTTGGTTTTTTATAACAGAGTGTTGCGAAGTTTTGTGCTGATCGATTTAAAAATTGGCGAACTCAAGCATCAAGATTTAGGTCAGATGCAAATGTATGTGAATTATTATGACAGAGAAATGCGGTTGGAAGGCGAAAATAAAACTATCGGAATTGTATTGTGTCAAAACAAAAGTAACTTATTGGTAGAATATACTTTACCGGAAGGAAACGAACAAATTTTTGCCAGTAAATACAAAACCATTTTACCAAGCAAAGAAGATTTTAAACGATTGATTGAAAGTAAATAATATACTGAAAATAAATTCAGCATAAATGAACGAAGACGAAGATATATTATAAAAGTTATAGGAATGCAGATTATACTTTGTGTTAACTTTTAGAACATCAATAAAGATATTAAGTGGTTGCAGTAATTTTACCAAAAAGAAACGAATTCAATTATGATAAACGATTTAATAAACAAACAGAAAACAGATTTTGGATATCAATTTAAGAAAAATTGGCTTAATTTAAGTTTATCAGAAAATGTAAAAAAAAATATTTTTGAAGTTCTTCCGATTATCAAGCCTGAAATGTATTTTTATTACACTTACAGACTTATTGTAATCGAGGAGTTTGAAAAAAAGAACATCACAATTGAAAGGAAAAAAATTTATGAAAAATTTTTAGAATTAAATTCTAAAATTTTAAAGGAAAAATGTTCAATCTTATTGTCTGAAAATGACAAGCCTGAAAATTCAACCCACATTTCATTTACTTGGACTAACGTGTATGAAAATTATTCAAAAGAAGTTGAATTATTAAAAGATTCAGTTTTTAATTTGATTAATTATAAAAAGAACATCCGAGAAAATTTGAATATTGATGAAAATGAAAATCCTTATTTCTCACAAAAAAGTGTTCAATTTTTTCAAAACATAATGTTTATAGGTTTTAATATTGCTCATCAAAGAATTCTTTGTGAAGCTGACAATGAAAATAATTTCGGAATAGAATTGGTTGAATTAAATAATCAAGATGAATTGATAATTTATCCAAATCCAATATTAATGGAAAGCTTAACGGAGTATTTAGAACTTTCGAAAGAAGATATTATTAATTTTTGCAATGAAAATTTTGAGAAATTAGGAATCTCAAAAATCAGTAATGAAAGATTAAAAAAAGATTTAGAGACTAGTTATTTAATAAGTTTCAAAGGTGAGTTGTATTATTTAAAAAAATATTTTGATTTTGATTTTAATACATATATGAATAAACGAATAAATAAGCCAATTTTTAGTTCGTTGCTTTTTGAAACTCAAGCCAACTTAAAAAAAGTAATCTAAATGTTTCAAAGAGAAATTAAAGAACTAACTTCAATTGGTAAAAACAATATTTATCAAATCTCACAAATAGAATGGTGGTTATTGAAAAATCAAGAGAATTATAAATGTTGTAAAGAAAACAATATCAAACTAAACTCTTGTTTTGATGATATTGGTTGTGCTTGCGGTATGAATTCGCAAGAAAATAAATTTACATCATTGTATGAAAATCTTAGTGAAGCGACAGAATTTCATAGGTTTGAAGAATATGCAAAAAATGAATTAACTCTTTATAAAAGCATTATTTCAGATAAAAGTAAAATAAAAGAATGGTTAATTAAAAATGAAAAAATTGCTTCTGAATTTCTATCCACTTTTTTAATTTACTATTTAAATTATTCAGAAATAGAAAGAGACAATTATCATTTGTTAATTTTTCGTAGTGAAGAACAAAATTTAGATATTTTCATTCAACGAACAGATTTTGAAAATCTTATAGAGTTTAAAGAACTATTTGATGAATTATACTATGTTAAAAAATTTTATCCAGAAGGACTTAAACGAATTGAAGAAAAAATTAATAAATTACCAAAATATCTAACGTAAAAGAAAAACTTCTGTTAATCAGTTTGGTAGTGTATAGGAAAAGAGTAATAAATCTAATATTGGTTGGGCAAAAAATACTGAGTTATTTGGTTTTACAAAGCTAAACAAAGAAGTTTTATAAAACTTCGATAAACTTTGTGCTACTATCTACAAAAAGAATAAGAAATGATAAACGAAGACGAAGAAAACATCATCCCAGACGATGAAAACGAAGAACTGAACGAGTCGAGCCAAGAACAAGGGTTTGACGACGTGAAAGTTTTTAGTAACAAACATTTTTACGAAAACGACGAAAACCCCGAAGATACCATCACCAAAGTGACGGGAATGTATAAGGATTGGTTTCTCGATTATGCTTCCTATGTAATTTTGGAGCGTGCGGTTCCGGCTATTGAAGATGGTTTTAAACCGGTTCAACGCCGAATTATGCACTCAATGAAAGAACTCGATGACGGTCGCTATAACAAAGTGGCGAATATCGTTGGTCATACGATGCAGTATCACCCACACGGAGATGCGAGTATTGGTGATGCGATGGTGCAAATCGGTCAGAAAGATTTGCTCATTGATATGCAAGGTAACTGGGGAAATATCCTAACCGGAGATAGTGCCGCAGCTTCTCGTTACATCGAAGCTCGAATTTCAAAGTTGGGTCACGATATTTTGTATTCTCCAAAAATTACCGAATGGGGAATGTCCTATGATGGTCGTCGTGCAGAACCTGTCAATCTTCCCGTCAAATTTCCACTGTTGTTAGCTCAAGGTGCAGAAGGAATTGCAGTTGGTTTATCCACGAAAGTGCTACCACATAATTTCATTGAATTGATTGATTGTTCGATAAAAATACTAAAAAACAAACCTTTTACCTTATTTCCCGATTTTCCAACAGCCGGAATTGCAGATGTTTCCAACTATAATGATGGATTACGTGGTGGTCGTGTGCGTGTGCGAGCAAAAATTTCGCAATTGGACAAGCAAACGTTGGTGATTACGCAAATTCCGTTTTCTACCAATACAGGAACGTTGATTGACAGTATTCTGAAAGCCAACGAAAAAGGAAAAATTAAAGTCAAAAAAATTGAAGATAATACCGCAGCCGAGGTTGAAATTCTAATTCATCTTCCGCCGGGTGTTTCTCCTGATAAAACCATCGATGCGTTGTATGCGTTCACCGCTTGCGAAACTTCAGTTGCTCCGTTAGGTTGTGTGATTGAAAACCATAAACCGTTGTTTATCGGCGTTTCGGATATGTTGAAAATTTCAACTCATCGAACGGTTGATTTGCTGAAACGTGAGTTGGAAATTCAATTGGATGAACTCGAAAACAAATGGCATTTTTCTACGTTGGAAAAAATCTTCATTCGGGAAGAAATGTATATT
Coding sequences within it:
- a CDS encoding 4Fe-4S dicluster domain-containing protein, producing MAIIITDECINCGACEPECPNTAIYEGADDWRYKDGTKLSGKVILPDGTEIDAEAAQTPISDDIYYIVPGKCTECKGFHEEPQCAAVCPVDCCVPDDNHVESEETLLNRQAFLHNE
- a CDS encoding carboxypeptidase-like regulatory domain-containing protein is translated as MKVKLMTLMMFLCLSQIMAQTINGKIVDENNSPLYGVSVYFDGTTIGTTTDNNGFFELNVQSLPNATLVISYIGYESVYLNTIQSPIELKLEPSSFALKEVVLEPIPFSRKEMLKVFREQFLGKTKGGKNCVILNEDAIQFSYTSKEFKLTAFADEKIKVRNNYLGYIIEVDLVDFYVAYNKRTLSNDYLRGSYFAVTSFFKEIEEVNKSYEKNRNTSYLGSSKHFFKNLIEKKWGKKEFLLFDGSFPTDANLHFEISDDKNMKLVKVNGRQITTNSLTTQKFYRSFNMLYNNKEQSKIIFKTAEFYVDAFGNHTHIDQIDFSGEISKKRFGDMLPLNFEP
- the ychF gene encoding redox-regulated ATPase YchF, coding for MKAGIVGLPNVGKSTLFNCLSNAKAQSANFPFCTIEPNIGVVNVPDPRIARLEELVKPERVQMATVDIVDIAGLVKGASKGEGLGNQFLGNIRECNAIIHVLRCFDNDNIVHVDGNVNPIRDKETIDIELQLKDLETVEKRLEKTNRAAKTGNKEAQVEKALLDRIREALLQAKSARTIIPQNQDEVELMEEFQLITSKPVLYVCNVDEASAVNGNKYVDQVRELVKDEQAEVIILSVGAEADITELESYEERQVFLEDMGLTEPGSAVLIRAAYKLLKLQTYFTAGVKEVRAWTINIGDTAPKAAGVIHTDFEKGFIRAEVIAFEDYSTFGSEAKVKEAGKLRVEGKEYIVKDGDVMHFRFNV
- a CDS encoding transglutaminase domain-containing protein, which encodes MIIKNITILFLFIFSSITAQEIHPVDQKVLDYPKSFSSIDKLVEKIQSDFKTDYDKARAIYVWIANSVTYDMKLAQNPTTDVIKYESKEQFDKKVEELKQKRINQAFRSRKGVCQHFTELYHEIAERVGLKVQSISGFGRVSPVQIGVSSKPLNHTWNAVFAENRWILLDATWGSGFAESGTSKFSKRYSDFYFDTPEQIFFMKHFPEDGKWLDKTLNRDWFENLPLHYFPFPEKGIELLDNKGVLQAVDGQKLSFRLKNLTQIESILFEGKPNQRIPFNHKILEDNVVEFEIIYKKQFGRYITIYLENVTFATFKVLPNKK
- a CDS encoding TIGR02117 family protein, with product MKILKFILKFCLAIIGLLLVYGISSFVLSIIPVNKNQSENTKEYTIYIKSNGVHTDLVLPIKTDLKDWSKKIKFENIKSKDSTHQFLAFGWGDKGFYLDTPEWSDLKFSTAFNAAFNLGTSAMHTTFYKQIQETENCVKIEISREQYQKLITFIEASFQYDTNGNPIFIDATTYGKNDSFYEAHRTYNLFYTCNTWANQALKKANMKAAFWTPADKGIFYHYQ
- a CDS encoding DNA topoisomerase IV subunit B, yielding MSEQNQYTEDNIRSLDWKEHIRMRPGMYIGKLGDGSSPDDGIYILLKETLDNCIDEYVMGAGKTIEVTIKDKLVTVRDYGRGIPLGKVVDVVSKMNTGGKYDSKAFKKSVGLNGVGTKAVNALSNYFRVESVRDNQQKAAEFSAGNLTLEEDIQETTKRRGTKVAFIADETIFKNYKYRNEYIIKMLKNYCYLNTGLTIYYNGEKYYSENGLKDLLEENITEEDMIYPIIHLSGEDIEIAITHSKSQYSEEYHSFVNGQNTTQGGTHLNAFRESIVKTIREFYKKDFDPSDIRKSIVSAIAVKVEEPVFESQTKTKLGSTDIGPKGPTVRTFINDFISKKLDNFLHKNPEVADLLLRKILQAERERKELSGIRKLAKDRAKKASLHNKKLRDCRVHLTDAKNPRSLESTLFITEGDSASGSITKSRDVNTQAVFSLRGKPLNSYGMTKKIVYENEEFNLLQAALNIEESMEDLRYNNIVIATDADVDGMHIRLLLITFFLQFFPELIKDGHLYILQTPLFRVRNKKETIYCYSEQERVDAIEKLKPKPEITRFKGLGEISPDEFKNFIGESIRLDPVMLDKATSIETLLEFYMGKNTPDRQEFIINNLKVELDTIEKN
- a CDS encoding PDDEXK nuclease domain-containing protein, encoding MSGEIQNKVLFQQVVALVKNAQQQVIRTINSTMVYTYFEIGRMIVEEEQNGKERAAYGKQVLKELSKELTKEFGRGFSVDNLQNMRKLYFVYSNYETVSSISKVENQKSETVSSISLISEKPVLTLNFILTWSHYIFLLNIDDNNERKFYEIESIKNNWSVRELKRQYDSALYTRLALSRDKEGVLKLSQEGQIIEKPKDIIKDPYILEFLGLPELHQYSESELEQEIINKLEHFLLELGQGFAFVSRQQRISFDDKHFRIDLVFYNRVLRSFVLIDLKIGELKHQDLGQMQMYVNYYDREMRLEGENKTIGIVLCQNKSNLLVEYTLPEGNEQIFASKYKTILPSKEDFKRLIESK